In the genome of Nomascus leucogenys isolate Asia chromosome 12, Asia_NLE_v1, whole genome shotgun sequence, the window TCTGCCCTTTGAAGTTCACTTCCCCGAGGCTGCAGGGTGTTGTCACCCCCACTCTATCAGGTCTTTACTGGGCTCTCCGTCTAGGCAGGACCCGTTGCTGAAGGGCCAGCCCATCTCCCTTCTGCCCATCTCCTCCCTTCTGCCCACAAGGCAGAATGAGAGGAAAAGGCTGGGGTTGCCTCAGCGGGACTGTGGTTAGACAGGACGAAGAACTTCCTTCCGGACTGCAGGATGCTGCCCTGGGAAGGAGCCAGAGGTCGTGGGACTGATGCCATTGGGGGGAGGAGTTGCTTCCAGGGGAATGGCCAGGCCCAGCCAGTTAAGCCAGAGTTAGCCAGTGGGGTGAATCTGCTGGGCAGTGACCTCACTTCCAGAAACCCTGATGGGGCCCTGTTTAAACTGGCCCCAGGGCTCCCAGGATCACAgacaaaaaagacacagaaacacTATTCTCCAGGCACAGAGAGCCAGAGGCAAGTGGTTCCCAACAAGACTACACTGTCCCGTCCGCCAAGAACACTCCTCCCAAGCTCTGGAAGCGGCCGACCATCCTTGCTAGCCTTGTTTGAGACTCGCCTCCTCAGAAGTGACCTCCCAACAATGCACGCattctctcagcatttcctgTGCCCCAGCTGTGTGgtaggcactgttctagactGTTCTAGACCTGTGAACAAGACCaagtcctggccgggcgcggtggctcacgcctgtaatcccagcactttgggaggccgaggcgggcggatcacgaggtcaggagatcaagaccatcttggctaacgtggtgaaaccccgtctctactaaaaatacaaaaaattagccgggcgtggtggcaggcacctgtagtcccagctacttgggagactgaggcaggagaatgacgtgaacccgggaggcggagcttgcagtgagccgagattgcgccactgcactccagcctgggcgacagagcaagactccgtccccctgtccccccccaaaaaagaccAAGTCCCTGCCCATCCCATATCAAGTAGCACCTGACCCAGCCCTGTTCTTCTCAAACATAACACActgtttctctctccagtttATGGCCTGTCTCCCCACCAGAATGTatgttccatgagggcagggacctcaACTGTTTGCTTCACCAGTGTAAACCCAGTGATTAACTCAGTGTATAAACCTGTCGCAAATCACTAAAATACgcccttcataaatatttgttttgtttttgttttttttgagacaaggtctgctctattgcccaggctggagtgcagtagtgcgatcttggctcactgcaacctctgcctcctgggctcaagtgatcctcccacctaagtctcctgagtagttgggactacaagcgcatgccaccacacctggctaatttttcgcatttttagtagagacggggtttcgccatgttgcccaggctggtctagaactcctggcctcaggcaatctgcccccttcagcctctcaaagtgctgggattacaggcgtgagccaccacacccggccaagccCTTGATATATATTCGTTAACTAAATAGACACCTGGATCAGAGATCTAACACACAGAAACAGAACCACACTCAGAGGTGGTACAGACTTTCAGAGATGCACCGAAATGTGAACACAGGCACACAGGATGATTGCCACGACAGGGCCCTTCAAACTGACCCCGAGCTTCCCTTCCCTTGGTCATTCAGCTTCGCCTCTAGGCCCAGGGCTGGAGTCACCTTTGCTCTGGGGCTGACCCAGTTGGTGCCCACCCAAGTGCACCACTTTCCTGGTCCCCGACTCCCTGCGCCGGGCACAGAGCTGGTATTATGTTTGAGGAGTCCTATTTGGGGCTCCTCTACTTTTTTGGGGGTGTCTTCTGACAAACAGAAATTTCAACATAGTCAAATTTGtccaactttttaaaagtatgtttgtgTCAGCCCAAGAAGAGTGGGGAAAAATAACCCTGCAAAGACCACGCCCTGCGCTCGGGGCCCCTCTGACTGCGGGTCATCTGCACAGGCTGCTGCAGCCTCGCAGGCCGCGACTGCAGCGGGCCGACCTCGTGCTCGGGCCTCGCCCCTCCCCCACGCCTCCAGCTAGGCCCCGCCCAAGACCCGCCCCTCCGCAAGGCCCCGCCCACCGACGGCACCACCCCCCCGTGGCCCCGCCCCTCACCGGCTCTCACGGGCGCAAGGGAACTAGATGTCGCTTCCTTTTGCCCAGGAAATAGTAGTTAATATTCTGCCACCGGTGCTTCCACCTGGAGGGAGGGGAAATCGGGAAGACGGAGTTGGGGCAAGTCTTCCCTCCCTCCGGGTCTGCGCCCGCTCCGCCTAGCCCCGCCCCTTCCTTCCGCTCCCGGTCGCCCTCAGACCCCGCCCTTCCCACCCAGTTCCGCCCCCTCCCCTCGCTCCCAGGCCCGGATCCTCGGCTCTGGGGATCCGCCCCTTCCTTAGACCTCGCCCCTTCGCACAGGCCCCCGTCACCTCGTCTACTCCCCGGGCCCTCGCCCCGCCCCTCCCGGCGCGCTCACGTTAGTCTCGGGCGCGCGCCGTAGCAGCTGGGCCAGCGCGCCGAGGGCACGTCGGCCAGGCCGGTGGCCGGGGGCAGCAGTAACAGGTTGCGTGCGGGCCAGCGCCAGGCGGCACCCGGAGGGTGGCGGCGCTGCGGGCTCAGCCAATAGTCGCCCAGGctgcggcgggcggcgggcgccGGCAAGACCGGGCCCCGGCTGCCCCAGAAACACAACTCCTGGTCCAGGCGGTGCGGGGCCGTGGCCCGGGGCCGCCTGCGGGGGAGATGGGACAGCGGTCACCCCAGGAGAACACGACAGGCGGGGAGGAGGAAGCTGCCTCCGATCGGACGAGGCAGGGCACGGGCCGGGGTCACTCCTGGTCGATTTAGAGGGACGTGGAAAGGGACTGGAGGCCCCCACTGGCGCCTTCCCAAGGACCTGAGTGCCTCCTCCCCCAGCTGCCAGACCGGGGCGCTTTATCCAGCTGGCGCCCTCCCTCGGGCCCCCTCACCGGGACAGAAGAAAATTCACCACGAAGTGAGCAGTCTGGGTGAATAGCATGGTGTCCGGCCGGTCTGGCCCGACTTCGGCCTCTTTAATACCTGCCTGGGCGAGGAGGGGGAGGCCTGAAAACTCATATTCCCCCCGGGCCCGGCTGTTTTTAGCAGAAGGCCAGTAGGCGTCAGCTGGCAGAGGGGTTGGGGGCAGAGCTGGTCTCTCTCGTGAGGTCTAGTCTAGTCTGCCCCCACTAGCCGCTTCAGTGGgagggggctggtcaccagatcTCCAAGTTCCCCAGAGACACTCCTCCCCAGGGTCAAGGACAGAAGTGCAAGGACAGAGGCAGCAGGAGGGGGCCAGGGACAGGAAGGTCAGCTGCCTATTGGAGAaacccttcctcctcccacccaggcTTCCAGCCCCTgctcacacactttttttttgagacaggatctcactttgtcatccaggctggagtgcagtgggacgatcatagctcactgcagcctcggcctcctaggctctaaggatcctcctgcctcagccccccaagtaactgggactacaggcactcaccaccacacctggctaattttttgtattttttttgtaggtacaaggtttcactatgttgccaaggctagtcttgaattcctgagctcgaGTGAAtcaccggccttggcctctcaagtctagaattacaggtgagccaccatgcccagcctttttttaattttcttttttctttttttttttttgagacagggtctcaactctggcacccaggctggagtgcagtggcacaatcactgctcactgcatcctcgacctcctaGGGCCCTAGCAGTCCTCCTGCATTAGCTGGAggattgctgggattgcagcagctgggactacaggcctgcgccaccaagtacagctaatttgtgtgtgtgtgtgtgtgtgtgtgtgtgtgtgtgtgtgtgtgtgtgtgtgttttgttttgtagagacagttttgccatgttgtctaggctggtctcaaactcctgggatcaagcaatctgcccgcctcccaATCAGCTTCccaaaagtgctggtattacaggcatgagccaccactcctggctggcCTCACACACTCCTGATGGTGTGCTCAGGCACAAATCACGCCTCAAAGGGCCTCCTCTTCTCCCAGGCTTAGGCGTACCCTGACCTGCTCCCCATGGCTTTCATGCGAGCCTTCTCCCTAATTCTATGCTTAAATGTCAGCTCCTCAGCCAACTCTAGTTCAGGAGACTGCTGGGACTCCAGGACTCCCTAAACTGTCAGCAAAGTCCTGACACTTTCCTTCCCCAAAACTGAAAAGCCCTTGATCTGTTTAACCCTCTctttttgcagaagaggaaactgaggttcacaaTCGGGCAGTGAAAAGCCAAAAGTAAAACCTAGGCTTTCTACAACTCTGCCTGCTCCTACAAAAGGTGAGACAACCCTTCTGTGTGTCCTTGTCCAGCTTGGCATGGGGTTCAGGGCTTAGAGCCCAGGCTGGGCCCTGCTTCTCCCTGACCCCTGGGGATCCTAAGTAATATGCTGgcccagctccccttcccacacTGCCAGTTTGGGCTATTTCCCCCCCAGTGACTCACACTGGCTGCCGGGGAGAGTGGGCAGCTGTTCTGAGCCCCCAGAGCCCAGTACAGGCCCTGACTTGCCCCCCAAGTTCCGCAGCCATATTTGGGAATTTAATCCGTTTTTCCTCCTTGGGGACTCTCCTTCCCTTaatcccttccttttttccctgtCTTCAACCATTTTTCCATATCTTCAGCCTCACCCTCCCTGATGGCTTCTTTCCATAGGCAGACAAACAGGCTCTAGTCTTTcatatctttgaaaaaaaagaaagccctccCTCAACTCCACATCCTTCGCCAGCTCCCCTCTGCAGCCAACATTCTTGAAGGAGTTGTATACACACGTTGTTTCTACTTCCTTACTCAGCCCCTGCAATCTGGCTTCCTCCCCCACCATTCCACAGGAACAGCCTGCCAAGGTCACTGCTGACCTCCTTGTTGCTAAATCCAAGGGATGCTTACAAGTCTTTATCTGCCTTGACCCCTTAGCAGTGGCCAGCTTTGACACAAATACTCCTTCCTCTTTCAGATACTTTTAGGCCTTTGTATTTCTGGACACTGTGCACTTTTGATTTTCTTGCTATCTTATGGGTTGCTGCCACATGGCAAATTTCTTATCCTTTGCTCACTGCCTAATCATGGTTGTTCCCAGGCCTGCTACAGTCTCTCCCTGGGGAGTGTCATCAGCTTCCATGCCTTCAGCGTCCAGCCCATGTCAGAAACTCATGTCTCTTTCTCAGTCCAGCCCTCTCCCCAACCCTACACCTGCCTCCTGGACCCCTCCTGCTGGATGTCCCACCTCTCAGGAAACAGGCTGCATACCTGCCCTCCCTCCATGTCCCCCAGCTTAGCTATCTCCCAGTTGTCTGGACCTGAAATCTGGACTTGGTTCTAAATTCTGTCCTCTCtcgccatttttttttttttttttttttttttttgagacagagtcttgctctgtcacccaggctggagtacagtggtgcaatctcggctccctgcaacctctgcctcccgggttcaagcgattctcctgcctcagcttcccgagtagctgggactataggcgtgcaccaccatgcctggctaatttttatatttttagtagagatggggtttcaccatgttggccaggctggtcttgaactcctgacctcgtgatcctccctccttggcctcccagtgctgggattacaggtgtgagccaccgcgcccagcttctcTCACCCTTTTCATCCTCAAGCAGCTATGAAAACCTGTCCTTTCAGGACGTACCTAAAATCCCATAGCTTCTCTCCATTTCTGCCACCAACACTTGAGCCAAGGGCCCATCACCTTTCACCAGAGAGGCTGCAGCAGCCTCCTGACCTGTCTCCCTGCTGCCACTCTCGATCCCCTATTTGGTCTGTTCCTATAGGGCAGCTGGGTGTGTCTTTCCAAAATGGGAATATGCCTCCCTGCACCATGTCTTTAGCATCAGGTTCACCCAACCCATGCCCGTGCCAACCCCAGTGTTGGGGCATTCCTCAGTCTTTGCCTGGGTAACAGCTTCTCATCCTTCAGTTCAAGCGTCCATTCCTCATGAGAGCCATTTCCAAACTCCCAGCCAGGCGGGTCGCTCTGCTGTTTCTTCTCCTCACAGCACCAAGGCCTCTCCTCTGTGGACATTGCAAGCAGTCATTCACAAACTAGTCTAATCTGCAGATTCCTGAGCCCTCCTGTTCTAGATCCTGGGGATGTCAGGAGGAGGACAGTCCAGCCCCTGGCCCCTGTCATGTAATGGGGAAGACAGGCATTAAGCTGAGCTCAGGAATCGACACGGACACTGAAGGCAACACAGTGGCCATGCAGGCCCTAAGGATGGTGGTCAGGGGAACCGTCTTTGGGGGCGATCTGGGGGGTCAGGGGAAGCTATTCCATACAGAAGGatggtgtactttttttttttttttgagatggagtcttgctctgtagcccaggctggagtacagtggcacaatctcggctcactgcaagctctgcctcccgggttcaggccattctcctgcctcagcctcccgagtagctgggactacaggtgcccgccaccacgcccggctcattttttgtacttttagtagaaacagggtttcactgtgttagccaggatggtctcgatcttctgacctcatgatccacccgcctcggcctcccaaaatgctaggattacaggcgtgagccaccgcgcccagcaaggATGGTGTACTTAAGGTGGGAGGAATGTTTTGTGATGATTTGAAAGGTGTCCAGTGTGGCTGCACAAGTGATGTGAAGAAGCCATTGATGCGGTTTAAATAGGAAACTGACCCAGCTGCGTTTGTGgtctttataaaataattctggATTGGAGGAATcaagtgaggaaggaaggagggagaccTGGCAGGGAGCTGCCGGAATAATTGGGTGAGTAGTAAGGGGGGCCTGACTCAGGGCAGTGGCAGTGGATTTGGGGCAGACTAAACTGTGGTTGCCTGTACTGGAGTCAGGGAAGAGGGGGAATGAGAATGATTCTGGTCTTCCTACCCTAACGGTGGGTGGGAGAGGGCAGTGGGAGCTGGACCACCCATATCCCCGTGGTGACCATACCTGCAGTCCCTCATCcatcctttgtcttttttcttttttttttttttgagacagagtctcgctttgtcacccaggctggagtgcagtggcacgatctcacctcactgcaacgtccacctcctgggtacaaatgattctcctgcctcagcctcctgagtagctgggattacaagcacacgccaccatgtctagctaagttttg includes:
- the LOC100585547 gene encoding uncharacterized protein LOC100585547 — encoded protein: MLFTQTAHFVVNFLLSRRPRATAPHRLDQELCFWGSRGPVLPAPAARRSLGDYWLSPQRRHPPGAAWRWPARNLLLLPPATGLADVPSARWPSCYGARPRLTWKHRWQNINYYFLGKRKRHLVPLRP